The Micromonospora sp. M71_S20 genome window below encodes:
- a CDS encoding SCO7613 C-terminal domain-containing membrane protein — protein MQNTGYPCPACGAPADLGSGCSGCGRPPHPAAAEVVRLDREIVALGGEVERARAAYQGLADRLGAARRRRAALAATVRAEFPVPRPAASATPAPVRPAAAVPPAPARPGVTPPPAVTPAWPGRWPVAPVPAPAGAGVGGAETSTRTVQGLLFVLGGLLLGTAAVVFTAVAWAAVGVAGRALILFAFTALALAAPLVAVRRGLRGTAETFAAVGLLLVLLDGYAAWSVDLVGVADWPATRYAALVGGAGAAVAAGYGRLSGLTVPWFAALVTAQPVLPLLVADARPEAAGWAMAFLGVALLDLAVLVALRRRGAPATVAEAVGVPTTGGPTVGGPTVGGPTAGGVAGAVAPAGAAPGTSGARPAVLAGRVLAWVGHAGALFVAAFCALVPLALGQAAGVPLLAGAPLLLVALTLLGTALLTGGAVFRAVAAALLVPVLAGAVVRPIAELGLAPLLSALVVVALAGGVRLLPAGWRTGPRAGALLVAGGTAQVAVLLAVAFAGATAGRSLPPWQGAAAGPDLDQGWQSPVVIALTVAALGLLLPRAARPALAAIGAAAVVLAVPAGWPSPWPAVVALDLVAAVGLLAVAVGRPGVRSWTVLAAGVAGTVLLGHGLVVGFAAPAGAGAALAVVLVAGTAVALVGRRGTAAQRRVAGAALAVVPLAVPAGAVVALLAAGAPAWWQARAALAAVALLPVGLLAVRRHWPDLRAYASVGVAVAVTAVGLAPVAVRADEPVTLYAAVAVLLATLGGAARSDVVLRVAGIGLLVVSVATAVPVTLTALVAPYGGVSPWSGAPTVRADPGALPVGLALAVLAVAGVLAGRQDRGAVRTGTTGADAVPSAGAGWWRATLVAVPFAATALPVLLVAAGVPWPVLPVGTLLGGVALVLLAALAAPRPLLAPVGLPVGLVLVASGLLGLLATRTGTVVGLGVLVVAATVVGVAARRDDARLGGALVAVAAATGLAVVAPLAGGLPVRTAAFSVLAVAVLTLAAGAAAGPVRRGRVTAAALDAAAQAVALVALLLAVGSLRHAAAVCVLWGAAVALRVLRRGESAGRRWVFAGIAGGSELLGGWLLLAAGDVAVLEAYTVPAAALALVAGVVALRTRPGLNSWLALGPGLAAGLLPSLVSVLVAPDPQPWRRLLLGVAALGAVLAGATRRWQAPVLLGGVTLALLALHELVRGWDLLPRWIFLAVGGFALIGLATTYERRRRDLARLRAAVGRMG, from the coding sequence GTGCAGAACACCGGCTATCCCTGTCCCGCCTGCGGCGCGCCGGCCGACCTCGGCTCCGGCTGCTCCGGCTGCGGCCGGCCGCCGCACCCGGCCGCCGCCGAGGTGGTCCGGCTCGACCGGGAGATCGTCGCGCTCGGCGGCGAGGTCGAGCGGGCCCGGGCGGCGTACCAGGGGCTCGCCGACCGGCTGGGCGCGGCCCGGCGACGTCGGGCGGCGCTGGCCGCCACGGTACGGGCGGAGTTCCCCGTGCCGCGCCCGGCGGCTTCCGCGACCCCGGCGCCGGTGCGCCCCGCGGCCGCCGTGCCCCCGGCGCCGGCCCGCCCGGGCGTGACCCCGCCGCCGGCCGTGACGCCGGCGTGGCCGGGCCGGTGGCCGGTGGCTCCGGTCCCCGCTCCGGCGGGTGCGGGCGTCGGCGGGGCGGAGACCTCCACCCGTACGGTGCAGGGCCTGCTCTTCGTCCTCGGCGGGCTGCTGCTGGGCACCGCCGCGGTGGTCTTCACGGCGGTCGCCTGGGCGGCGGTGGGGGTCGCCGGTCGGGCCCTGATCCTGTTCGCGTTCACCGCGCTCGCCCTGGCCGCGCCGCTGGTGGCGGTGCGGCGCGGGCTGCGCGGCACCGCGGAGACCTTCGCCGCCGTCGGGCTGCTGCTGGTGCTCCTCGACGGGTACGCCGCCTGGTCGGTGGACCTGGTCGGGGTGGCGGACTGGCCCGCCACCCGGTACGCCGCGCTGGTCGGGGGGGCCGGCGCGGCGGTCGCCGCCGGGTACGGCCGGCTCAGCGGACTGACCGTGCCGTGGTTCGCGGCCCTGGTGACCGCGCAGCCGGTGCTGCCCCTGCTCGTCGCCGACGCCCGGCCGGAAGCCGCCGGCTGGGCGATGGCCTTCCTGGGGGTGGCACTGCTCGACCTGGCGGTGCTGGTCGCGCTGCGCCGCCGGGGCGCCCCGGCGACCGTTGCCGAGGCCGTCGGGGTTCCGACGACCGGCGGCCCGACCGTCGGTGGTCCGACCGTCGGTGGTCCGACCGCCGGTGGGGTCGCCGGTGCCGTGGCCCCGGCCGGTGCGGCCCCCGGGACGTCCGGCGCGCGTCCGGCGGTCCTCGCCGGGCGCGTCCTCGCCTGGGTGGGGCACGCGGGCGCGCTCTTCGTGGCCGCGTTCTGCGCGCTCGTACCGCTGGCCCTCGGCCAGGCCGCCGGCGTTCCGCTGCTGGCCGGGGCGCCGCTGCTGCTGGTGGCGCTGACGCTGCTCGGCACCGCGCTGCTCACCGGCGGGGCGGTGTTCCGCGCCGTGGCCGCCGCGCTGCTGGTGCCGGTGCTGGCCGGCGCGGTGGTCCGCCCGATCGCGGAGCTGGGCCTGGCGCCGCTGCTCTCGGCGCTGGTCGTGGTGGCGCTGGCCGGCGGGGTGCGGCTGCTGCCCGCCGGATGGCGGACCGGTCCCCGGGCCGGCGCGCTGCTGGTGGCCGGCGGGACGGCGCAGGTCGCCGTGCTGCTGGCCGTCGCGTTCGCCGGCGCCACCGCCGGCCGGTCGCTGCCGCCGTGGCAGGGGGCCGCCGCCGGGCCCGACCTCGACCAGGGGTGGCAGTCGCCGGTGGTGATCGCGCTGACCGTGGCCGCCCTCGGGCTGTTGCTGCCGAGGGCCGCCCGGCCGGCGTTGGCCGCGATCGGTGCGGCGGCCGTCGTGCTGGCGGTGCCGGCCGGCTGGCCGTCGCCCTGGCCCGCGGTGGTGGCCCTGGACCTGGTGGCGGCGGTGGGTCTGCTGGCCGTCGCGGTGGGGCGCCCGGGCGTCCGGTCCTGGACGGTCCTGGCCGCGGGGGTGGCCGGGACCGTCCTGCTCGGGCACGGACTGGTCGTCGGGTTCGCCGCGCCGGCGGGTGCGGGTGCGGCGCTCGCCGTGGTGCTGGTCGCCGGGACCGCCGTGGCGCTGGTCGGCCGGCGCGGCACGGCCGCGCAGCGCCGGGTGGCCGGGGCGGCGCTGGCCGTCGTGCCGCTCGCGGTGCCGGCCGGCGCGGTCGTCGCCCTCCTCGCCGCCGGTGCGCCGGCCTGGTGGCAGGCGCGGGCGGCGCTCGCCGCCGTCGCGCTGCTGCCCGTCGGGCTGCTCGCGGTCCGCCGGCACTGGCCCGACCTGCGGGCGTACGCCTCCGTCGGGGTCGCCGTGGCGGTCACGGCGGTCGGGTTGGCGCCGGTGGCCGTACGGGCCGACGAACCGGTGACGCTCTACGCCGCCGTGGCGGTCCTGCTGGCGACGCTGGGCGGGGCGGCGCGCTCCGACGTCGTCCTGCGGGTGGCCGGCATCGGGCTGCTCGTGGTCTCGGTCGCCACCGCCGTGCCGGTGACGCTGACGGCGCTCGTCGCCCCGTACGGCGGGGTGTCGCCCTGGTCCGGGGCGCCGACGGTCCGGGCCGATCCGGGGGCGCTTCCGGTGGGCCTGGCGTTGGCCGTGCTGGCGGTGGCCGGGGTGCTGGCCGGCCGGCAGGACCGGGGTGCCGTGCGGACCGGCACCACCGGCGCGGACGCCGTCCCGTCGGCGGGCGCCGGCTGGTGGCGGGCCACGCTGGTCGCGGTGCCGTTCGCCGCGACCGCGCTGCCCGTGCTGCTGGTGGCCGCAGGCGTGCCGTGGCCGGTGCTGCCGGTCGGCACGCTGCTCGGCGGGGTGGCGCTGGTGCTGCTCGCCGCGCTGGCCGCACCACGCCCGCTGCTCGCCCCGGTCGGGTTGCCGGTGGGCCTGGTGCTGGTGGCGTCCGGGCTGCTCGGGCTGCTGGCCACCCGGACGGGCACGGTTGTCGGCCTCGGCGTGCTCGTGGTCGCGGCGACGGTGGTCGGGGTGGCGGCCCGCCGGGACGACGCCCGCCTCGGCGGCGCCCTGGTCGCGGTGGCCGCCGCGACCGGCCTCGCCGTCGTCGCGCCGCTGGCCGGCGGGCTGCCGGTGCGGACGGCCGCGTTCAGCGTGCTCGCCGTCGCGGTGCTCACCCTGGCCGCCGGGGCGGCGGCCGGTCCGGTCCGCCGGGGGCGGGTCACGGCGGCGGCGTTGGACGCGGCGGCCCAGGCGGTGGCGCTGGTCGCGCTGCTGCTCGCGGTGGGCTCGCTCCGCCACGCCGCGGCGGTCTGCGTGCTGTGGGGCGCCGCCGTCGCGCTGCGGGTGCTGCGCCGGGGCGAGTCGGCGGGCCGGCGGTGGGTCTTCGCGGGCATCGCCGGCGGCAGTGAGCTGCTCGGCGGCTGGCTGCTGCTGGCCGCCGGGGACGTGGCGGTGCTGGAGGCGTACACGGTGCCGGCGGCGGCGCTGGCTCTCGTGGCGGGCGTGGTGGCGCTGCGTACCCGGCCCGGGCTGAACAGTTGGCTGGCGCTGGGCCCGGGGCTCGCGGCCGGGTTGCTGCCGAGCCTGGTGTCGGTGCTGGTGGCTCCGGACCCCCAGCCGTGGCGGCGACTGCTGTTGGGCGTCGCCGCGCTCGGCGCGGTGCTCGCCGGTGCGACCCGCCGTTGGCAGGCGCCCGTGCTGCTGGGCGGGGTGACCCTGG
- the cutA gene encoding divalent-cation tolerance protein CutA, producing MDQICVVTTVVDARSVADVLAAAAVAGRLAACAQVGGQVDSTYWWRSGVETSTEWSVQFKTAPDRAAALVEQIRASHPYEVPEILVTLVDSGDPAYAAWVHEHSRP from the coding sequence GTGGACCAGATCTGCGTGGTGACGACGGTGGTGGACGCTCGCTCGGTCGCTGACGTGCTGGCGGCCGCGGCCGTCGCCGGTCGGCTCGCGGCCTGTGCGCAGGTGGGCGGCCAGGTGGACAGCACCTACTGGTGGCGTTCCGGGGTCGAGACCAGCACCGAGTGGTCGGTGCAGTTCAAGACGGCGCCGGACCGGGCCGCCGCGCTGGTGGAGCAGATCCGGGCCAGCCACCCGTACGAGGTGCCGGAGATCCTGGTGACCCTGGTGGACAGCGGCGACCCCGCCTACGCCGCCTGGGTGCACGAACACAGCCGACCCTGA
- a CDS encoding 1-acyl-sn-glycerol-3-phosphate acyltransferase, translating to MPLPPRWVRRLLLAPGVVLLAFLVVTTLPVWALLAAAASPLVPGRLRPLRLLWLGCVYLVWDATALLALFVLWVASGFGWRVRSPGFQRAHYVLAGWFLRALFWHARWALHLSIDVVGTDPDTALPGRPELVLCRHAGPGDSFILIHALVNWFNREPRIVLKDSLQWDPAVDVLLNRLPNRFLAPGPEGRGSVTEQIGHLAQGLDDDDAFVIFPEGGNFTPGRRLRAIEKLRGLGLERMARRAERMRHVLAPQPGGLLAALDAAPDAGVIFVAHTGLDRLLSVGDVWRELPMDKRITMRFWSVPPEEVPTGRQERIDWLFDWWARIDEWIAANRDGAA from the coding sequence ATGCCCCTGCCGCCGCGGTGGGTACGCCGGCTGCTCCTGGCCCCTGGCGTGGTGCTGCTCGCCTTCCTGGTGGTGACGACCCTGCCGGTCTGGGCGCTGCTCGCGGCGGCCGCCTCGCCGCTGGTCCCGGGCCGGCTGCGGCCGCTGCGCCTGCTCTGGCTCGGCTGCGTCTACCTGGTCTGGGACGCGACGGCGCTGCTCGCGCTCTTCGTGCTCTGGGTCGCCTCCGGCTTCGGCTGGCGGGTTCGCTCGCCCGGCTTCCAGCGGGCGCACTACGTGCTCGCCGGCTGGTTCCTGCGGGCACTCTTCTGGCACGCCCGCTGGGCGCTGCACCTGAGCATCGACGTGGTGGGCACCGACCCCGACACCGCCCTGCCCGGCCGGCCCGAGCTGGTGCTCTGCCGGCACGCCGGGCCGGGCGACTCGTTCATCCTGATCCACGCCCTGGTCAACTGGTTCAACCGGGAGCCGCGGATCGTGCTGAAGGACAGCCTCCAGTGGGACCCGGCGGTCGACGTGCTGCTCAACCGGCTGCCGAACCGCTTCCTCGCGCCGGGCCCGGAGGGCCGGGGGTCGGTGACCGAGCAGATCGGGCACCTGGCCCAGGGCCTGGACGACGACGACGCGTTCGTGATCTTCCCGGAGGGCGGCAACTTCACCCCCGGCCGCCGGCTGCGGGCCATCGAGAAGCTGCGCGGCCTCGGCCTCGAACGGATGGCGCGGCGCGCGGAGCGGATGCGGCACGTGCTCGCCCCGCAACCGGGCGGGCTGCTCGCGGCGCTGGACGCCGCGCCAGACGCCGGGGTGATCTTCGTGGCGCACACCGGCCTGGACCGGCTGCTCAGCGTCGGCGACGTGTGGCGGGAACTGCCGATGGACAAGCGGATCACCATGCGCTTCTGGTCGGTGCCGCCGGAGGAGGTGCCGACCGGTCGGCAGGAGCGGATCGACTGGCTCTTCGACTGGTGGGCCCGGATCGACGAGTGGATCGCGGCCAATCGGGACGGTGCCGCGTAG
- a CDS encoding patatin-like phospholipase family protein, with product MSRGPVAFVLGGGGVLGAVEVGMLRALFRAGIRPDVVLGTSIGAVNGALVAAEPSEAVTDRLVRLWASPEASEVYGDSVARQLRRFAARTHLHSPRPLRKLLEAELGAETTFADLQVPFRCCAANIERAAEYWFDSGPLVPAVLASASVPGLLPPARIDDQHYIDGGIVNSIPIGEAVAVGATRIFVLQVGRIERALTPPRRPWEIAQVAFEIARRHRFAREMAALPDGVEVHVLPTGGLEPRDDTPWAYRDMAAVGRRISRAYTASRRYLATQLEH from the coding sequence ATGTCGCGGGGACCGGTGGCGTTCGTGCTCGGAGGCGGGGGAGTCCTCGGCGCGGTCGAGGTGGGCATGCTGCGGGCGCTGTTCCGGGCCGGCATCCGGCCCGACGTGGTGCTCGGCACCTCGATCGGGGCGGTCAACGGCGCGCTGGTCGCCGCCGAACCGTCCGAGGCGGTCACCGACCGGCTGGTCCGGCTCTGGGCCTCGCCCGAGGCGAGCGAGGTGTACGGCGACTCGGTGGCCCGCCAACTGCGCCGCTTCGCCGCCCGTACCCACCTGCACTCGCCCCGCCCGCTGCGCAAGCTGCTGGAGGCCGAGCTGGGTGCGGAGACCACCTTCGCCGACCTCCAGGTGCCCTTCCGCTGCTGCGCGGCCAACATCGAGCGGGCCGCCGAGTACTGGTTCGACAGCGGACCACTGGTGCCGGCCGTGCTCGCCTCCGCCTCGGTGCCGGGGCTGCTGCCGCCGGCCCGCATCGACGACCAGCACTACATCGACGGCGGGATCGTGAACTCCATCCCGATCGGCGAGGCGGTCGCCGTGGGCGCCACGCGGATCTTCGTACTCCAGGTGGGTCGGATCGAGCGGGCCCTGACCCCGCCCCGGCGGCCCTGGGAGATCGCCCAGGTCGCGTTCGAGATCGCCCGGCGGCACCGGTTCGCCCGGGAGATGGCGGCCCTGCCCGACGGGGTGGAGGTGCACGTGCTGCCCACCGGCGGGCTGGAGCCGCGCGACGACACGCCGTGGGCGTACCGGGACATGGCGGCGGTGGGGCGGCGGATCAGCCGCGCCTACACGGCCTCCCGGCGCTACCTGGCGACGCAGTTGGAGCACTGA
- a CDS encoding serine/threonine-protein kinase produces MKPALHPGRLLARRYRLVDQIGAGGMSVIWRARDEVLDRVVALKVLAPSLAADARFRDMVREEARAAAQLVHPHVTSVHDYGETVAPDGSITSFVVMELLAGEELEVRLTEGPLPWAEAVEVGAQVADALAAAHRLGIVHRDITPANVMMTRAGVKVLDFGIATRIGAPDDDEDGGTFGTPAYVAPERLDGAPAQPATDVYSLGVLLYEALTGRVPYPADTWEQLSEALAGEGPPPLADMPGLPPEVARTCLRCLERDPLARPTARQVATLLRDQLLPADPQAATMLAPTVTLPTLPAEAGGAAGPAGAEPGGGIEPRGARHAKERRRRRLPRPVLIVPVVLLVGVALAVPAIRQEEPSPPRSLPTTGPSDPPPSPTPTVTAPPPAASPTPTSAPPVAPRPTPTPPERGDLIEAANRVDGLINAGLDDGGIRPDVGLDFRNELRNLTDAARARSGDLGERIARLREKVAIRRGEGALTDAYARRLDSAITALGAARV; encoded by the coding sequence GTGAAGCCAGCACTGCACCCCGGCCGGTTGCTGGCCCGCCGGTACCGGCTCGTCGACCAGATCGGCGCCGGCGGCATGTCGGTGATCTGGCGGGCCCGCGACGAGGTGCTCGACCGGGTCGTGGCGCTGAAGGTGCTCGCCCCGTCGCTCGCCGCCGACGCCCGCTTCCGCGACATGGTGCGCGAGGAGGCCCGCGCCGCCGCCCAGCTCGTCCACCCGCACGTCACCTCGGTGCACGACTACGGCGAGACCGTCGCGCCCGACGGGTCGATCACGTCGTTCGTGGTGATGGAGCTGCTGGCCGGCGAGGAGCTGGAGGTCCGGCTCACCGAAGGGCCGCTGCCGTGGGCCGAGGCGGTCGAGGTCGGCGCCCAGGTGGCGGACGCGCTCGCCGCCGCGCACCGGCTCGGCATCGTGCACCGGGACATCACCCCGGCCAACGTGATGATGACCCGGGCCGGGGTCAAGGTGCTCGACTTCGGCATCGCCACCCGGATCGGCGCGCCGGACGACGACGAGGACGGGGGCACCTTCGGCACGCCCGCGTACGTGGCGCCGGAACGGCTCGACGGGGCGCCCGCGCAGCCGGCCACCGACGTGTACTCCCTCGGCGTGCTGCTCTACGAGGCGCTGACCGGTCGGGTGCCGTACCCGGCGGACACCTGGGAGCAGCTCAGCGAGGCGCTCGCCGGGGAGGGCCCGCCCCCGCTGGCCGACATGCCGGGCCTGCCGCCCGAGGTGGCCCGCACCTGCCTGCGCTGCCTGGAGCGGGACCCGCTGGCGCGGCCCACCGCCCGCCAGGTCGCCACCCTCCTGCGCGACCAGCTGCTACCCGCCGACCCGCAGGCCGCCACCATGCTCGCGCCGACGGTCACCCTCCCGACCCTGCCCGCTGAGGCGGGCGGGGCGGCAGGACCGGCCGGGGCGGAGCCGGGCGGCGGGATCGAGCCACGCGGTGCCCGCCACGCCAAGGAGCGCCGTCGGCGCCGCCTGCCGCGCCCGGTGCTGATCGTGCCGGTCGTACTGCTGGTGGGGGTGGCCCTGGCCGTGCCCGCGATCCGTCAGGAGGAGCCGAGCCCGCCCCGGTCGCTGCCCACCACGGGCCCGTCCGACCCGCCGCCCTCCCCCACGCCGACGGTCACCGCACCGCCCCCGGCGGCCTCCCCGACCCCGACGTCCGCCCCGCCGGTCGCGCCCCGGCCGACCCCGACGCCCCCGGAGCGCGGCGACCTCATCGAGGCGGCCAACCGGGTCGACGGGCTGATCAACGCCGGTCTCGACGACGGGGGGATCCGACCCGACGTCGGCCTCGACTTCCGCAACGAGCTGCGCAACCTGACCGACGCGGCCCGCGCCCGGTCGGGCGACCTGGGCGAGCGGATCGCCCGGCTCCGCGAGAAGGTCGCGATCCGCCGCGGCGAGGGCGCCCTCACCGACGCGTACGCCCGCCGGCTGGACAGCGCGATCACCGCGCTCGGGGCGGCGCGGGTCTGA
- a CDS encoding glycosyltransferase family 4 protein encodes MVVPPWLSVPPPGYGGLEQVVTGLVETLVDRGHAVTVFGAGREHGTAAAFVSTVPELQFDRLGEALPELAHLARVNHRVHAGDFDVVHDHTTIGPLIAGHRAVPTVATVHGNPVGEYGDVLSETDRGVGLVAISHAQRRLNPPLRWVGTVHNAMDVGGVPHKTAPGRGPVLWLARFSPDKGPDVAIRACRAAGLPLVLAGKCNEPAERRYYDQVVRPLLGEDVRVVLDADRAEALRLLVEARCLIMPIQWDEPFGMVMVEAMATGTPVVALDRGAVPELVRPGRTGLICEHVDELPGALRAATGLDPAACVAHVAKNFSTERMAAGYEEVYRRFIAEAALPEAAREPVRAPAR; translated from the coding sequence ATGGTGGTGCCGCCGTGGTTGTCGGTGCCGCCGCCCGGCTACGGCGGGCTGGAACAGGTGGTGACCGGCCTGGTGGAGACGCTTGTCGACCGGGGCCACGCGGTCACCGTGTTCGGGGCCGGCCGGGAGCACGGGACGGCGGCGGCGTTCGTCTCCACGGTGCCCGAACTCCAGTTCGACCGGCTCGGCGAGGCGCTGCCCGAGCTGGCCCACCTGGCCCGGGTCAACCACCGGGTCCACGCGGGGGACTTCGACGTCGTCCACGACCACACCACGATCGGCCCGCTGATCGCCGGCCACCGAGCCGTGCCCACCGTGGCCACCGTGCACGGCAATCCCGTGGGCGAGTACGGCGACGTGCTCAGCGAGACCGACCGGGGGGTCGGGCTGGTGGCCATCTCGCATGCCCAGCGCCGACTCAATCCGCCGCTGCGCTGGGTCGGCACGGTGCACAACGCGATGGACGTCGGGGGCGTGCCGCACAAGACCGCCCCCGGGCGGGGACCGGTGCTCTGGCTGGCCCGGTTCAGCCCCGACAAGGGCCCGGACGTCGCCATCCGGGCCTGCCGGGCCGCCGGCCTGCCGCTGGTGCTGGCCGGCAAGTGCAACGAGCCGGCCGAGCGCCGCTACTACGACCAGGTGGTCCGGCCCCTGCTCGGCGAGGACGTCCGGGTGGTGCTCGACGCCGACCGGGCCGAGGCGCTGCGGCTGCTGGTCGAGGCCCGGTGCCTGATCATGCCGATCCAGTGGGACGAACCGTTCGGCATGGTGATGGTGGAGGCGATGGCGACCGGGACGCCGGTGGTGGCGCTGGACCGGGGGGCGGTGCCGGAACTGGTCCGGCCGGGGCGGACCGGCCTGATCTGCGAGCACGTGGACGAGCTGCCCGGCGCGTTGCGGGCGGCGACGGGCCTCGACCCGGCGGCCTGCGTGGCGCACGTGGCGAAGAACTTCTCCACCGAGCGGATGGCCGCCGGCTACGAGGAGGTGTACCGCCGCTTCATCGCGGAGGCGGCCCTGCCCGAGGCGGCCCGGGAGCCGGTCCGGGCCCCGGCCCGCTGA
- a CDS encoding BON domain-containing protein, with protein sequence MTTAAAVRTDERIQRDVLDELAWDAQVQPNEIGVTVREGVVTLTGWVDGYARKWAAQRCAQRVRGVRAVADDVEVRLPGEPGRTDAEIAVAAGRALEWDSFVPAERLDVTVANGWVMLRGEVEFGWQRRTAERELRRLRGVRGVTNLVEVRPAIRPDSERTRRDLQRALRRGIGTERVTVEVDGDTVVLTGVVRSWWERDEAERVAWSAEGVRAVRERLLVGG encoded by the coding sequence ATGACCACGGCAGCGGCCGTTCGGACGGACGAGCGGATCCAGCGGGACGTGCTCGACGAACTGGCGTGGGACGCCCAGGTGCAGCCGAACGAGATCGGGGTGACCGTCCGCGAGGGCGTGGTCACCCTGACCGGCTGGGTCGACGGATACGCGCGGAAGTGGGCGGCGCAGCGCTGTGCGCAGCGCGTACGGGGGGTGCGGGCGGTCGCCGACGACGTCGAGGTGCGCCTGCCCGGCGAGCCGGGGCGTACGGACGCCGAGATCGCCGTCGCGGCGGGCCGGGCGCTGGAGTGGGACAGCTTCGTGCCCGCGGAGCGGCTGGACGTCACCGTGGCCAACGGCTGGGTGATGCTCCGCGGCGAGGTGGAGTTCGGCTGGCAGCGGCGCACCGCCGAGCGGGAGCTGCGCCGGCTGCGGGGCGTACGCGGGGTGACCAACCTCGTCGAGGTGCGGCCCGCCATCCGTCCCGACAGCGAGCGGACCCGGCGCGACCTCCAGCGGGCGCTGAGGCGCGGCATCGGCACGGAGCGGGTGACCGTCGAGGTGGACGGGGACACGGTCGTGCTCACCGGGGTCGTGCGCTCCTGGTGGGAACGGGACGAGGCGGAGCGGGTGGCCTGGTCCGCCGAGGGGGTGCGGGCGGTGCGGGAACGGCTCCTCGTGGGCGGGTGA
- a CDS encoding trypsin-like peptidase domain-containing protein: MTEHESDPQRRPAHPDAEPSHPTAELPRAERAQSDSAPAGDSAPTVGFSTAPGGDPAPASGESAPTVGFAPVPGGDSAPAAGGAAPVGGEASRTAESGPAGDGGPRAAEPARVPEGAGPVDRPIPPGPFAPAPAVTQYPVAGQPQHPHTAGQPGHPHAAGQPGYPQAAGQSGYPQPGHAQAAGHPGAPWYGQQSGWSGGGQPGQPYGHQPHPSGQPVPPWAAPQTAGPRPSRIAKFAGAGVAVFALMLGSGVAGGALALAVDGDSGITRTYSAAPVINGADLPRIAAAVQPSVVSIGTDNGEGSGVILTADGFVLTNNHVVASATDGKAVVTFADGKTAEAKIVGTDPKTDLAVVKANGVSGLKAATFGDSDAMQVGDQVLALGSPLGLQGSVTAGILSARDRTIQAGSGQQRQDPAQGASSIAGLLQTDAPINPGNSGGALVNTRGEVIGINTAIATAGQGSSGNIGVGFAIPSNKAKDVAGKLQRGEKVSHPSLGVSVTAAEGGGALVAAVTPGSPAEKAGLQRGDVVTRFGDKVVNDSDDLVGAVQAGKVGDRVEVTYKRNGTESRATVTLAETS; encoded by the coding sequence ATGACCGAGCACGAGTCCGACCCGCAGCGCCGGCCGGCCCACCCCGACGCCGAGCCGTCGCACCCCACCGCCGAGCTGCCGCGCGCCGAGCGCGCGCAGTCCGACTCCGCCCCCGCCGGTGACTCCGCCCCGACCGTCGGGTTCAGCACGGCCCCCGGCGGCGACCCCGCCCCGGCTTCCGGTGAATCCGCCCCGACCGTCGGCTTCGCCCCTGTGCCCGGCGGCGACTCCGCCCCGGCCGCCGGTGGCGCCGCCCCGGTGGGCGGCGAGGCGTCGCGTACCGCTGAGTCGGGCCCGGCCGGCGACGGTGGCCCGCGTGCCGCCGAGCCGGCCCGCGTCCCCGAGGGTGCCGGTCCGGTCGACCGGCCCATCCCGCCCGGCCCCTTCGCGCCCGCCCCGGCCGTAACGCAGTACCCGGTCGCCGGCCAGCCCCAGCATCCGCACACCGCCGGCCAGCCCGGTCACCCGCACGCGGCGGGTCAGCCCGGCTACCCGCAGGCCGCGGGTCAGTCCGGCTACCCGCAGCCCGGTCACGCGCAGGCCGCCGGCCACCCCGGCGCGCCCTGGTACGGCCAGCAGTCCGGCTGGAGCGGCGGGGGACAGCCGGGACAGCCGTACGGTCACCAGCCGCACCCCTCCGGCCAGCCCGTCCCGCCCTGGGCGGCCCCGCAGACGGCGGGCCCCCGGCCCAGCCGGATCGCCAAGTTCGCCGGCGCCGGGGTGGCGGTCTTCGCGCTGATGCTCGGCTCGGGCGTCGCCGGCGGGGCGCTCGCGCTCGCCGTCGACGGCGACTCGGGCATCACCCGCACCTACTCCGCCGCGCCGGTCATCAACGGCGCCGACCTGCCCCGGATCGCCGCGGCCGTGCAGCCCAGCGTCGTCTCGATCGGCACGGACAACGGCGAGGGCTCCGGCGTGATCCTCACCGCCGACGGCTTCGTGCTCACCAACAACCACGTGGTCGCCTCCGCCACCGACGGCAAGGCCGTGGTGACCTTCGCCGACGGCAAGACCGCCGAGGCCAAGATCGTCGGCACCGACCCGAAGACCGACCTCGCGGTGGTCAAGGCCAACGGCGTCAGCGGCCTCAAGGCGGCCACCTTCGGCGACAGCGACGCGATGCAGGTCGGCGACCAGGTGCTCGCCCTCGGCAGCCCGCTGGGCCTCCAGGGCTCGGTCACCGCCGGCATCCTCAGCGCCCGGGACCGCACCATCCAGGCGGGCAGTGGGCAGCAGCGGCAGGACCCGGCGCAGGGGGCCAGCTCGATCGCGGGGCTGCTCCAGACCGACGCGCCGATCAACCCGGGCAACTCCGGCGGCGCCCTGGTCAACACCCGGGGCGAGGTGATCGGCATCAACACCGCCATCGCCACCGCCGGGCAGGGCAGCAGCGGCAACATCGGCGTCGGCTTCGCGATCCCCAGCAACAAGGCCAAGGACGTGGCCGGCAAGCTCCAGCGTGGCGAGAAGGTCAGCCACCCGTCGCTCGGGGTCAGCGTGACGGCCGCCGAGGGCGGCGGGGCACTGGTCGCCGCCGTCACCCCGGGCAGCCCCGCCGAGAAGGCCGGGTTGCAGCGCGGCGACGTGGTCACCCGGTTCGGCGACAAGGTGGTCAACGACTCGGACGACCTGGTCGGTGCCGTGCAGGCCGGCAAGGTCGGCGACCGGGTCGAGGTGACCTACAAGCGCAACGGCACCGAATCCAGGGCGACCGTGACGCTCGCCGAGACGTCGTAG